The Achromobacter deleyi genome has a window encoding:
- a CDS encoding DUF4863 family protein — protein sequence MSTPDQFHALMRDVTRLVAGQPLDAALQARLNSEAGPRSALYRDIFATCRQGVADGWMCSREGGGIRYGRVIKPAADLEDCSVDVVDMDDLAGPHHAHPNGEIDLIMPLTEDARFDGHGAGWLVYEPGSSHSPTVTQGRALVLYLLPGGAIEFTRPDS from the coding sequence GTGAGCACGCCAGACCAATTCCATGCCCTGATGCGCGACGTGACGCGCCTGGTGGCAGGCCAGCCACTGGATGCGGCGCTGCAAGCGCGGCTGAACAGCGAGGCCGGCCCCCGAAGCGCCCTGTACCGGGACATCTTCGCCACCTGTAGGCAGGGGGTGGCGGACGGCTGGATGTGCAGCCGCGAAGGCGGTGGCATCCGTTACGGCCGCGTCATCAAGCCGGCCGCCGACCTGGAAGACTGTTCGGTCGACGTCGTCGACATGGACGATCTGGCCGGTCCCCACCACGCGCATCCCAACGGCGAGATCGACCTGATCATGCCGCTGACCGAAGACGCCCGCTTCGACGGCCACGGCGCGGGCTGGCTGGTCTATGAACCGGGCAGCAGCCACAGCCCCACCGTGACGCAGGGCCGCGCCCTGGTGCTCTACCTGCTGCCCGGCGGCGCCATCGAATTCACGCGCCCAGACAGCTAG
- a CDS encoding helix-turn-helix transcriptional regulator translates to MNQALDAAPIEPRREAFLVALGERVRRLRAIRGMTRKSLAQVTGVSERHLANLEHGVGNASILVLLQIARAFNCALAELVGDVTTESPDWLLIRELLSGRTESDLQRAREALTQLFGVGAGAQRPNRTQRVALIGLRGAGKSTLGQMLADDLGYPFVELNREIERVAGCGILEIHNLYGPNAYRRYERRALEEAVQIYPEMVLATPGGLVSEPATLNLLLTHCYTVWLRATPEEHMGRVMAQGDFRPMSGNNEAMADLKRILAGREAFYAKADLTWVTSNLEVSESFAGLRTQVRKACGLPL, encoded by the coding sequence ATGAATCAAGCGCTAGATGCGGCGCCAATCGAACCCCGGCGTGAAGCCTTCCTGGTGGCATTGGGCGAGCGGGTGCGCCGCCTGCGCGCCATACGCGGCATGACGCGCAAGAGCCTGGCCCAGGTGACCGGCGTGTCCGAGCGCCACCTGGCCAATCTCGAGCACGGGGTGGGCAACGCGTCGATTCTGGTGTTGCTGCAGATCGCCCGCGCGTTCAACTGCGCCCTGGCCGAACTGGTCGGTGACGTCACCACCGAATCGCCCGACTGGCTGCTGATTCGCGAACTGCTGAGCGGCCGCACGGAATCCGACCTGCAGCGAGCGCGCGAGGCCCTGACTCAGCTGTTCGGCGTGGGAGCCGGGGCGCAACGCCCCAACCGCACCCAGCGCGTGGCGCTTATCGGGCTGCGCGGCGCGGGCAAATCCACGCTGGGCCAGATGCTGGCCGATGACCTGGGCTACCCCTTTGTCGAGCTGAACCGCGAGATCGAACGCGTGGCGGGCTGCGGCATCCTGGAGATCCATAACCTCTACGGGCCCAATGCCTATCGCCGCTATGAGCGGCGGGCGCTGGAAGAGGCCGTGCAGATCTATCCGGAAATGGTGCTGGCCACGCCCGGCGGGCTGGTGTCGGAACCGGCCACCCTGAACCTGCTGCTGACCCACTGCTACACGGTATGGCTGCGTGCCACGCCGGAAGAGCATATGGGGCGCGTCATGGCGCAGGGGGACTTCCGGCCCATGTCGGGCAACAACGAAGCCATGGCCGACCTGAAGCGCATTCTTGCCGGGCGCGAGGCTTTCTACGCCAAGGCCGACCTCACCTGGGTCACCAGCAACCTGGAAGTCTCCGAGAGCTTCGCCGGCCTGCGCACGCAGGTGCGCAAGGCTTGCGGCCTGCCCCTGTAG
- the boxC gene encoding 2,3-epoxybenzoyl-CoA dihydrolase → MSSSTSRVDFRTEPTQYRHWRLTFDGPVATLAMDVAEDGGLRPGYKLKLNSYDLGVDIELHDALQRIRFEHPEVRSVVVTSMKDRIFCSGANIFMLGLSTHAWKVNFCKFTNETRNGIEDSSRHGGLKFIAALNGACAGGGYELALACDEIMLIDDRSSAVALPEVPLLGVLPGTGGLTRVTDKRRVRHDHADIFCTLVEGVRGQRAKDWRLVDDVVKPARFEAAVRERALALAQDSDRPAGEQGVALTPVTRTETASSLSYRYVDIQLDREKRQATWTVRAPQAPVESELNDILAAGAAWWPLQMARELDDAILSMRTNELDIGTWILKTEGDPQAVLAADAALQRHADHWFVRETAGMLRRTLARLDVTSRSLFALIEPGSCFVGTLLELALAADRSYMLDNEDDAAPARIVVGERNFGAYPMVNGQSRLQRRFYEEAQPLEAVRARADQRLSAADALELGLVTYAPDSIDWDDEVRMVLEERRALSPDALTGLEANLRFGGQETMETRIFGRLTAWQNWIFNRPNAAGDKGALKLYGKGEQATFDWNRV, encoded by the coding sequence ATGAGCAGCAGCACCAGCCGGGTTGATTTCCGGACCGAGCCCACCCAGTACCGCCACTGGCGCCTGACATTCGACGGTCCGGTCGCCACGCTGGCCATGGATGTGGCCGAAGACGGCGGCTTGCGTCCCGGCTACAAGCTGAAGCTGAATTCCTACGACCTGGGCGTGGACATCGAACTGCACGACGCCCTGCAGCGCATCCGCTTTGAACACCCGGAAGTGCGCAGCGTGGTCGTCACCAGCATGAAGGACCGCATCTTCTGTTCCGGCGCCAATATCTTCATGCTGGGGCTGTCCACCCATGCCTGGAAGGTGAACTTCTGCAAGTTCACCAATGAAACGCGCAATGGCATCGAAGACTCCAGCCGCCATGGCGGGCTGAAGTTCATCGCCGCATTGAACGGCGCCTGCGCGGGCGGCGGCTACGAACTGGCGCTGGCCTGCGACGAGATCATGCTGATCGACGACCGGTCCTCGGCCGTGGCCTTGCCCGAAGTCCCCTTGCTGGGCGTGCTGCCCGGCACGGGCGGCCTGACCCGCGTGACGGACAAGCGCCGCGTGCGCCACGACCACGCCGACATCTTCTGCACGCTGGTCGAGGGCGTGCGCGGCCAGCGGGCCAAGGACTGGCGGCTGGTCGACGACGTGGTCAAGCCCGCCCGGTTCGAGGCCGCGGTGCGCGAGCGCGCGCTGGCGCTGGCCCAGGACAGCGACCGCCCCGCGGGCGAACAGGGGGTTGCCCTGACGCCCGTGACGCGCACGGAAACGGCCAGCAGCCTGTCCTACCGATACGTGGATATCCAGCTCGACCGCGAAAAGCGCCAGGCCACCTGGACCGTGCGCGCGCCACAGGCGCCGGTCGAGTCGGAATTGAACGACATCCTGGCCGCGGGCGCCGCCTGGTGGCCGTTGCAGATGGCGCGCGAGCTGGACGACGCCATCCTGTCCATGCGCACCAACGAACTCGACATCGGCACCTGGATCCTGAAGACCGAGGGCGATCCGCAGGCCGTGCTGGCGGCGGATGCCGCGTTGCAGCGGCATGCGGACCACTGGTTTGTGCGCGAGACCGCCGGCATGCTCCGCCGCACGCTGGCGCGCCTGGATGTCACGTCGCGCAGCCTGTTCGCGCTGATCGAGCCGGGCTCATGCTTCGTCGGCACCTTGCTGGAACTGGCGCTGGCGGCCGACCGCAGCTACATGCTGGACAACGAGGACGACGCCGCGCCGGCGCGGATCGTGGTCGGCGAGCGCAATTTCGGCGCCTACCCGATGGTCAACGGCCAAAGCCGTTTGCAGCGCCGCTTCTATGAAGAGGCCCAGCCGCTGGAAGCAGTGCGTGCGCGGGCCGACCAGCGCCTGTCCGCCGCCGACGCCCTGGAACTGGGGCTGGTCACCTACGCGCCCGACAGCATTGATTGGGACGACGAGGTGCGGATGGTGCTGGAAGAGCGCCGGGCGCTGTCGCCGGACGCGCTGACCGGCCTGGAGGCCAATCTGCGCTTCGGCGGCCAGGAAACCATGGAAACCCGCATCTTTGGCCGCCTGACCGCCTGGCAGAACTGGATTTTCAACCGCCCCAACGCGGCGGGCGACAAGGGCGCGCTCAAGCTGTACGGCAAGGGCGAGCAGGCGACGTTCGACTGGAACCGGGTCTGA
- the boxB gene encoding benzoyl-CoA 2,3-epoxidase subunit BoxB, translating to MSGINYTDKIPNNVNLSGDRTLQRALEHWQPNYLQWWQDMGPDGSHGFDVYLRTAVSVEPDGWAHFNHVRMPDYRWGIFLAPQDGQRKIHFGENMGRDVWQDVPGEHRANLRRIIVTQGDTEPASIEQQRHLGLTAPSQYDLRNLFQINVEEGRHLWAMVYLLHRYFGRDGREEADALLQRSSGDSDNPRILGAFNEKTPDWLAFYMFTYFTDRDGKFQLCALAESSFDPLARTTKFMLTEEAHHMFVGESGISRTIQRTCEVMNQLKTDDPASVRAAGVIDLPTIQRYLNFHYSVTIDLFGADQSSNAAIFYGSGLKGRYEESKRTDDHQLKNDTYRVLSVNNGKLNEIEVPMLNALNEVLRDDFIRDSVAGIGRWNKVIEKSGIPFRLQVPHKAFNRQIGTLAGIRMSPEGEILSESQWQANQHKWLPTAEDRAFVASLMGRVTEPGKFANWIAPPVMGINRQPVNFDYVRFN from the coding sequence ATGTCAGGCATCAACTACACCGACAAGATCCCCAATAACGTCAACCTGTCCGGCGACCGCACCTTGCAGCGCGCGCTGGAGCATTGGCAGCCCAACTATCTGCAGTGGTGGCAGGACATGGGGCCGGACGGCTCGCACGGCTTTGACGTGTATCTGCGCACGGCGGTCAGCGTGGAGCCGGACGGCTGGGCGCATTTCAACCACGTCAGGATGCCCGACTACCGCTGGGGCATATTCCTTGCGCCCCAGGACGGCCAGCGCAAGATCCACTTCGGCGAAAACATGGGCCGCGACGTGTGGCAGGACGTGCCCGGCGAGCACCGTGCCAACCTGCGCCGCATCATCGTCACGCAGGGCGACACCGAACCCGCGTCGATCGAGCAGCAGCGCCATCTGGGCCTGACCGCGCCGTCGCAGTACGACCTGCGCAACCTGTTCCAGATCAATGTGGAAGAAGGCCGCCACTTGTGGGCCATGGTCTACCTGCTGCATCGGTATTTCGGTCGCGACGGGCGCGAGGAAGCCGACGCGCTGCTGCAACGCAGCTCCGGCGATTCGGACAACCCGCGCATCCTCGGGGCCTTCAACGAGAAGACGCCCGACTGGCTCGCGTTCTACATGTTCACCTACTTCACCGACCGCGACGGCAAGTTCCAGCTCTGCGCCCTGGCCGAGTCCAGCTTCGATCCGCTGGCGCGCACCACCAAGTTCATGCTGACCGAGGAAGCGCATCACATGTTCGTGGGCGAATCCGGTATTTCCCGCACCATCCAGCGCACCTGCGAAGTGATGAACCAGCTGAAGACCGACGACCCGGCAAGCGTGCGCGCGGCGGGCGTGATCGACCTGCCCACCATCCAGCGCTACCTGAACTTCCACTACAGCGTCACCATCGACCTGTTCGGCGCGGACCAGTCGTCCAACGCCGCCATCTTCTACGGATCGGGCCTGAAGGGCCGCTACGAAGAAAGCAAGCGCACCGACGATCATCAGCTCAAGAACGACACGTATCGCGTGCTGAGCGTGAACAACGGCAAGCTGAATGAAATCGAGGTGCCGATGCTCAATGCCCTGAACGAAGTGCTGCGCGACGATTTCATCCGCGACTCCGTGGCCGGCATCGGCCGCTGGAACAAGGTCATCGAAAAAAGCGGCATTCCGTTCCGGCTGCAAGTGCCCCACAAGGCGTTCAACCGCCAGATCGGAACGCTGGCCGGCATCCGCATGTCGCCCGAAGGCGAGATCCTGTCCGAATCGCAATGGCAGGCCAACCAGCACAAATGGCTGCCCACGGCGGAAGACCGTGCCTTTGTCGCGTCGCTGATGGGACGCGTGACGGAACCCGGCAAGTTCGCCAACTGGATCGCGCCGCCCGTCATGGGCATCAACCGCCAGCCGGTGAATTTCGACTACGTCCGTTTCAACTAA
- the boxA gene encoding benzoyl-CoA 2,3-epoxidase subunit BoxA has protein sequence MNAPLPVEVLKQHLIDPEICIRCNTCEETCPVDAITHDSSNYVVDPDICNGCMACVPPCPTGSIDNWRMVVRAEAYSVQEQLGWEELPREKALPAEGAPEPAQAESAAADQAAPAALPAALMAAGAAVPPWSAAHPYVNLYTHKTPVTATVVGNYRVTGADTESDIHHIVLDFGELPFPVLEGQSIGILPPGTDALGRPHHARQYSLASPRDGERAGYNNLSLTVKRVTQDHGGAPAHGVCSNYLCDLAKNDTVQVIGPFGHTFLMPNHPRANLIMICTGTGSAPMRAMTERSRRRIGTGEIGKLMLFFGARTERELPYFGPLMKLPRDFIDINLALSREAGQPKRYVQDLIRERAVQVRQLLADRNTCIYVCGLKGMEVGVLDALREVMVQAGEDWSILHDVLRREGRLHFETY, from the coding sequence ATGAACGCCCCGTTACCCGTGGAAGTCCTGAAGCAGCATCTGATCGACCCCGAGATCTGCATCCGCTGCAACACCTGCGAAGAAACCTGTCCCGTCGACGCGATCACCCACGACTCCAGCAACTACGTGGTGGACCCGGACATCTGCAATGGCTGCATGGCCTGTGTGCCGCCGTGCCCGACGGGCTCGATCGACAACTGGCGGATGGTGGTGCGCGCCGAGGCCTATTCCGTGCAGGAGCAGCTGGGCTGGGAAGAGCTGCCGCGAGAGAAGGCCTTGCCGGCGGAGGGCGCGCCGGAACCCGCGCAGGCTGAATCCGCTGCCGCGGACCAGGCTGCGCCCGCCGCATTGCCGGCTGCGCTCATGGCTGCCGGCGCCGCCGTTCCGCCCTGGTCCGCCGCGCACCCGTACGTGAACCTGTACACGCACAAGACGCCCGTGACGGCAACGGTGGTGGGCAACTATCGCGTCACGGGCGCGGACACCGAAAGCGACATCCATCACATTGTGCTGGACTTCGGCGAGCTGCCGTTCCCGGTGCTGGAAGGCCAGTCCATCGGCATTCTGCCGCCCGGCACGGACGCGCTGGGGCGGCCCCATCACGCCCGCCAGTACTCGCTGGCCAGCCCGCGCGACGGGGAACGCGCGGGCTACAACAACCTGTCGCTCACCGTGAAGCGCGTCACCCAGGACCACGGTGGCGCACCCGCGCATGGCGTTTGTTCGAACTATCTGTGCGACCTGGCCAAGAACGACACGGTGCAGGTGATCGGCCCCTTCGGCCATACCTTCCTCATGCCCAACCATCCGCGCGCCAACCTCATCATGATCTGCACGGGGACCGGCTCCGCGCCCATGCGCGCCATGACCGAACGCAGCCGGCGGCGCATCGGCACGGGCGAAATCGGCAAGCTCATGCTGTTCTTCGGCGCTCGTACCGAACGCGAACTTCCGTACTTCGGCCCCTTGATGAAGCTGCCGCGCGACTTCATCGACATCAACCTGGCGCTCTCGCGCGAGGCCGGCCAGCCCAAGCGCTACGTGCAGGACCTGATCCGCGAACGCGCAGTCCAGGTGCGCCAGTTGCTGGCCGACCGCAACACCTGCATCTACGTCTGTGGCCTGAAGGGCATGGAAGTCGGCGTACTGGACGCGCTGCGCGAGGTGATGGTGCAGGCGGGCGAGGATTGGTCTATCCTGCACGATGTGCTGCGCCGCGAAGGCCGGCTGCATTTCGAGACGTACTGA
- a CDS encoding MaoC family dehydratase, translating into MKFAEFKDGMVIKAGPVTVTEAEIVEFARKFDPQWFHTDPQRAAEGRWGGLIASGWHTCALAMRMAVDAALHDSESFGSPGLGEVRWRTPVRPGDTLRLEARVQAARTSSSRPDLGIITWAWTVLNQHDEGVLELDATSLFDLSGED; encoded by the coding sequence ATGAAGTTCGCCGAATTCAAGGACGGCATGGTGATCAAGGCCGGCCCGGTCACCGTGACGGAAGCGGAGATCGTGGAGTTTGCCCGGAAGTTCGACCCCCAATGGTTTCATACCGACCCCCAGCGCGCCGCCGAGGGGCGCTGGGGCGGACTGATCGCCAGCGGCTGGCATACCTGCGCGCTGGCCATGCGCATGGCGGTGGACGCCGCCCTGCACGATTCCGAATCCTTTGGCTCGCCCGGCCTGGGCGAAGTGCGCTGGCGCACTCCGGTGCGCCCGGGCGACACCCTGCGCCTGGAGGCGCGCGTGCAAGCGGCGCGCACCTCGTCGTCGCGCCCTGACCTGGGCATCATCACCTGGGCCTGGACGGTCTTGAACCAGCACGACGAAGGCGTGCTGGAACTGGACGCGACCAGCTTGTTCGACCTGTCGGGCGAAGACTAG
- a CDS encoding TRAP transporter substrate-binding protein, whose translation MRGIPSLRLMAGIAMAFVGHGALAVTTLTMATEYPASSMPGQGVSTFAELVRAKTAGNVVIDASFDAAKGIKSGDMIDAVEARKVDAGDAFAGALATKYPLFGVSSLPFLADSLSKARNLNKAARPAYEKLLAAHGQKLLYTTPWPASGIWSKQKIDSVAALKALNIRTYDATSQDVMQKAGARAQNISFADAMPRIASGEVNAVLSSGDGGAGRKLWEHLPNFAEINYAMPISVATMNLKAYQALDARTRKAIDQAAAQTETEQWKRIDGRLQQNYAAMRKNGVAINTTVPLPVRKALRDAAAESVNAWKTAAGPEAAALLKQAGKR comes from the coding sequence ATGCGAGGCATCCCATCCCTACGCCTGATGGCGGGCATCGCCATGGCTTTCGTCGGCCATGGGGCCCTTGCCGTCACCACGCTCACCATGGCCACCGAATACCCGGCCAGCTCCATGCCCGGGCAAGGCGTGTCCACGTTTGCGGAACTGGTGCGCGCCAAGACGGCCGGCAATGTGGTCATCGACGCCAGTTTCGATGCGGCCAAGGGGATCAAGTCGGGCGACATGATCGACGCGGTCGAGGCGCGCAAGGTGGACGCGGGCGACGCGTTCGCCGGCGCGCTGGCCACGAAGTATCCCCTGTTCGGCGTGTCCTCCCTGCCCTTCCTGGCGGACTCGCTGTCCAAGGCCCGCAACCTGAACAAGGCCGCGCGTCCCGCGTACGAAAAGCTGCTGGCCGCGCATGGCCAGAAGCTGCTCTACACCACGCCCTGGCCGGCCTCGGGCATCTGGTCCAAACAGAAGATCGACAGCGTGGCCGCCCTGAAGGCCCTGAACATCCGCACCTACGACGCGACATCCCAGGACGTCATGCAGAAGGCGGGGGCTCGCGCGCAGAACATTTCGTTCGCGGACGCCATGCCCCGCATCGCCTCCGGCGAGGTGAACGCCGTGCTGTCCTCGGGCGACGGCGGGGCCGGCCGCAAGCTGTGGGAACACCTGCCCAACTTCGCCGAAATCAACTACGCGATGCCGATCTCGGTGGCCACGATGAACCTGAAGGCCTATCAGGCGCTGGATGCGCGCACTCGCAAGGCGATCGACCAGGCGGCCGCCCAGACCGAGACGGAGCAATGGAAACGCATCGACGGCCGCTTGCAGCAGAACTACGCGGCGATGCGCAAGAACGGCGTGGCAATCAACACGACCGTGCCGCTGCCGGTGCGCAAGGCGCTCAGGGACGCCGCGGCGGAATCCGTCAATGCATGGAAGACGGCGGCCGGCCCTGAAGCCGCCGCCCTGCTGAAGCAGGCGGGAAAGCGGTAG
- a CDS encoding acyl-CoA dehydrogenase: MSSNPSFHWQDPLLLDQQLTDEERMVRDAAYAYSQDKLGPRVLNAFRNEKTDPEIFSEMGELGLLGATIPVEYGGAGLNYVSYGLIAREVERIDSGYRSMMSVQSSLVMVPINEFGSEEQKKKYLPKLARGEWIGCFGLTEPNHGSDPGGMETRAVKTADGYKVSGNKMWITNSPIADVFVVWAKCVGGDFDGKIRGFILEKGMKGLSAPAIHGKVGLRASITGEIVMDEVEISADQMMPGVSGLKGPFTCLNSARYGIAWGAIGAAEACWHTARQYTLDRKQFGRPLAANQLIQKKLADMQTEITLALQGCLRLGRMKDEGTAAVEITSIMKRNSCGKALDIARLARDMLGGNGISDEFGVARHLVNLEVVNTYEGTHDVHALILGRAQTGIQAFY, translated from the coding sequence ATGTCCTCGAACCCCTCATTTCACTGGCAAGACCCCCTGTTGCTGGACCAGCAACTGACCGACGAAGAACGCATGGTGCGCGACGCCGCCTATGCCTATTCGCAGGACAAGCTGGGTCCGCGCGTGCTGAACGCCTTCCGCAACGAAAAGACCGACCCGGAAATCTTCTCCGAAATGGGTGAGCTCGGCCTGCTGGGCGCCACCATCCCCGTCGAATACGGCGGCGCCGGCCTGAACTACGTCAGCTACGGACTGATCGCCCGCGAAGTCGAGCGCATCGACTCCGGCTACCGCTCGATGATGAGCGTGCAGTCGTCGCTGGTCATGGTGCCGATCAACGAATTCGGCAGCGAAGAGCAAAAGAAGAAGTACCTGCCCAAGCTGGCCCGCGGTGAATGGATCGGCTGCTTCGGCCTGACCGAACCCAATCACGGTTCCGACCCCGGCGGCATGGAAACCCGCGCCGTCAAGACGGCCGACGGCTACAAGGTTTCCGGCAACAAGATGTGGATCACCAACTCGCCCATCGCGGACGTGTTCGTGGTGTGGGCCAAGTGCGTCGGCGGCGACTTCGACGGCAAGATCCGCGGCTTCATCCTGGAGAAGGGCATGAAGGGCCTGTCGGCCCCGGCCATCCACGGCAAGGTCGGTCTGCGCGCCTCGATCACCGGCGAAATCGTCATGGACGAAGTGGAAATCTCCGCCGACCAGATGATGCCCGGCGTGTCCGGCCTGAAGGGTCCGTTCACCTGCCTGAACTCCGCCCGCTACGGCATCGCCTGGGGCGCCATCGGCGCCGCCGAAGCTTGCTGGCACACTGCCCGCCAGTACACGCTGGACCGCAAGCAGTTCGGCCGCCCCCTGGCCGCCAACCAGCTGATCCAGAAGAAGCTGGCCGACATGCAAACCGAGATCACGCTGGCCCTGCAAGGCTGCCTGCGCCTGGGCCGCATGAAGGACGAAGGCACCGCCGCCGTCGAGATCACCTCGATCATGAAGCGCAACTCTTGCGGCAAGGCGCTGGACATCGCCCGCCTGGCCCGCGACATGCTGGGCGGCAACGGCATCTCCGACGAGTTCGGCGTGGCCCGCCACCTGGTGAACCTGGAAGTGGTCAACACCTACGAAGGCACCCACGACGTGCACGCCCTGATCCTGGGCCGCGCACAAACGGGCATCCAGGCGTTCTATTGA
- a CDS encoding thiamine pyrophosphate-binding protein yields the protein MPQQDSRLGGHILVDQLVAQGVKHVFCVPGESYLAVLDGLHDADIKVTVCRQEGGAAMMADAHGKLTGEPGICMVTRGPGASNALAGVHIAKQDSTPMILFVGQIERSMREREAFQEMDYRAVFGTQAKWVTEIDQVERIPELISRAFHIATSGRPGPVVIALPEDMLVEAAKVADAPRYELIESSPTAGQLADLEKLLADARNPVAILGGTRWDARAVQQFADFAQLHSLPTAVSFRRQMLFPADHPCFIGDVGLGINPALLKRVADADLILLVGGRMSENPSQAYTLLDIPVPKQKLVHVHPDTAELARVYRPTLAINTSPAAFAAALGGLKAPAKPVWAEGTQAMRESYLKWSDPKTITTPGALQMGQVMAYLEKTLPADAIMTNGAGNYATWLHRFHRFTRFGTQLAPTSGSMGYGLPAAVGAKRVWPDKTVVCFAGDGCFLMHGQEFATAVQYDLPVIVVLVDNGMYGTIRMHQEKHYPGRISATELKNPDFADYARAFGGHGERVETTEQFGPAFERALASGKPAILHCFIDPETISPSTTLEKIRDAALKAQH from the coding sequence ATGCCCCAGCAAGATTCCCGCCTTGGCGGTCACATTCTGGTCGACCAACTGGTCGCCCAGGGCGTCAAACATGTTTTCTGCGTTCCCGGCGAAAGCTATCTGGCGGTGCTGGACGGTCTGCACGATGCGGATATCAAGGTTACGGTGTGCCGTCAGGAAGGCGGCGCGGCCATGATGGCCGATGCCCACGGCAAACTGACCGGCGAGCCCGGCATCTGCATGGTGACCCGCGGCCCGGGCGCGTCCAACGCGCTGGCCGGCGTGCATATCGCCAAGCAGGACTCCACCCCCATGATCCTGTTCGTCGGCCAGATCGAGCGCAGCATGCGCGAACGCGAAGCCTTCCAGGAAATGGACTACCGCGCCGTGTTCGGCACGCAGGCCAAGTGGGTCACCGAGATCGACCAGGTCGAGCGCATTCCCGAACTGATCTCGCGCGCCTTCCACATCGCCACCTCCGGCCGTCCCGGTCCGGTCGTGATCGCCCTGCCCGAAGACATGCTGGTCGAAGCGGCCAAGGTGGCTGACGCCCCGCGCTACGAACTGATCGAATCCTCGCCCACGGCCGGCCAGCTGGCCGACCTGGAAAAACTGCTGGCGGACGCCAGGAATCCGGTCGCCATCCTGGGCGGCACGCGCTGGGATGCCCGCGCCGTGCAGCAATTCGCCGATTTCGCGCAGTTGCACTCGCTGCCCACGGCGGTGTCGTTCCGCCGCCAGATGCTGTTCCCGGCCGACCACCCCTGCTTCATCGGCGACGTGGGCCTGGGCATCAACCCCGCGCTGCTCAAGCGCGTGGCCGACGCGGACCTGATCCTGCTGGTCGGCGGCCGCATGTCGGAAAACCCCAGCCAGGCCTACACGCTGCTGGACATCCCGGTGCCCAAGCAGAAGCTGGTGCACGTGCATCCCGACACCGCCGAACTGGCGCGGGTGTACCGCCCCACGCTCGCCATCAATACCTCGCCCGCCGCCTTCGCCGCGGCGCTGGGCGGCCTGAAAGCGCCCGCCAAGCCCGTCTGGGCCGAAGGCACCCAGGCCATGCGCGAGTCGTACCTGAAGTGGAGCGACCCCAAAACCATCACGACGCCGGGCGCGCTGCAGATGGGCCAGGTCATGGCCTATCTGGAAAAAACGCTGCCCGCGGACGCGATCATGACCAACGGCGCGGGCAACTACGCCACCTGGCTGCACCGCTTCCACCGGTTCACCCGCTTTGGCACGCAGCTCGCGCCCACCTCGGGCTCGATGGGCTACGGCCTGCCGGCGGCCGTAGGCGCCAAGCGCGTCTGGCCCGACAAGACCGTGGTCTGCTTCGCCGGCGACGGCTGCTTCCTGATGCACGGCCAGGAGTTCGCCACGGCGGTGCAGTACGACCTGCCGGTCATCGTGGTGCTGGTGGACAACGGCATGTACGGCACGATCCGCATGCACCAGGAAAAGCACTACCCCGGCCGTATTTCCGCGACCGAGCTCAAGAACCCCGACTTCGCCGACTACGCGCGCGCCTTTGGCGGCCACGGCGAACGCGTCGAGACCACCGAGCAGTTCGGTCCGGCATTCGAACGGGCGCTGGCCAGCGGCAAGCCGGCGATCCTGCACTGCTTCATCGACCCGGAAACCATCAGCCCGTCCACGACCCTGGAAAAGATCCGCGACGCGGCATTGAAGGCCCAGCACTGA